CTCTCCGTAAGGGGCATGCTCCCCGTCAAAAACGGCATTGGTCGATATATATACAAGCTTTGCCTTTGCTTTTTCGCACAGTTCGACGATATTCTTTGTCCCCAGCACATTGGACCGGTATGCAAGGTCATAATGCCTCTCGCAAAAATCGACATCCGCCGCGCCTGCAGTATGGATGACGGCGTCGATCTTCTTCGCCAGGAATACCGCCTCGAGCGCGCCGCGATCCTGCACGTCCGCCGGATAATACGTTATGTCGGGCCCGTTCGCCATCCCATACTTGCCCAAATAGACGCCGGCGACCTTATGCGAAGGTTTTTTTGTATCGATGAGCGCCCTGCCCAACAGCCCCGTAGCGCCGGTTATCAAAATATTCATCTCTGTCCTTTTAAAAAATATCTCAACTTCTTCAGCATGGCACCGCGTCTTGTCGGCGCACCCAGGCAGTGCTGACAGGCGGTAGGAAGGGGCGTCCCCTTATTCCTGATATTATCCAGCAACGGCGCGCTCTTCTCCAGTATCGCTCCGAGCGTATCTTTCTGGATATTTCCAAGCGAGACTTTACCATCATACGCCATGCAGCATGGAACGACATCGCCGCTTGACAGCACCCCCAATATCCTGCTATTGCACGGCCTGGCTTTTTTCACAGGATAGAATTTCTCAATCCTCCGGCCGTAAATGAAAGGCTTTATCTTCAACGAAATATTATCAGCAACTCTCAACCCCGGCTCCAGCATATAATTCGCACTAACATCTGCAAGATAACCATCGACAAGGTCGGCGTCGTATCGGTACGAGGGGATCCAAGCCTGCATCTCCCGTAAGAAGCCTTTGCTGTCGATCTTCAGGTCTTTTACAGTATCATATACGGAAGGATCACCCTGCTCAAGTCCAAGCAGCTGCTTCAATCTGCCGGTCCCGGATATAAAATTGCATGCAATATCAACGGTGACGTTCGAGGTGGTGTTGCGGACCGCTTTCAGGAATGCAAATATCCCATCCTTGTATTGCTGAAAATCGTATCCTGTCTTACGAACGCGGGAGAACAATCCGGCGCTCAATACCTGCAGCGACACCTTGATATATTCCGGGCGGGCATCGATTAGCCTATCTATCACCTCTTTTGAATTGAAAAGAAGTCCGTTCGTTACGATCATCACGGGCACCTTGCGCCCCCTGGCGTAACTGATGAAAGAATATATACGCTGATCGAGCAATGGTTCATTGAACTGGCTAAGGCAGAGATGCCGAAACTCTTCCGTCACACATATCGAATCAATGACGCTGAACACGGCCTTATCCGGCAAGATACTGGCCTTATCGCGCCGTAGCGGATAACCGCAAAAATCGCAGTTCATATTGCAAAGGGACATTGTCTCGAGTTGGAGGATGGAGAACCCGTATCGCGTTATGTCAACTTGCTGAAGGCTCATCCGGCCCTCCTGTTGCGCAAACAGTGAAGCAGCCACGTAGCGCGGGTATAAAAGTGATGGTCGTGCAGCATCATATCCACCCTGCGTGAAACCGCGCCTGACAGGGAATTTTCACGCCACCGGATAAAACGCATATTTCTTTCGTATTCCCGCGGAAACGGCAGCGTCTTCTTT
The genomic region above belongs to Candidatus Omnitrophota bacterium and contains:
- a CDS encoding radical SAM protein: MSLQQVDITRYGFSILQLETMSLCNMNCDFCGYPLRRDKASILPDKAVFSVIDSICVTEEFRHLCLSQFNEPLLDQRIYSFISYARGRKVPVMIVTNGLLFNSKEVIDRLIDARPEYIKVSLQVLSAGLFSRVRKTGYDFQQYKDGIFAFLKAVRNTTSNVTVDIACNFISGTGRLKQLLGLEQGDPSVYDTVKDLKIDSKGFLREMQAWIPSYRYDADLVDGYLADVSANYMLEPGLRVADNISLKIKPFIYGRRIEKFYPVKKARPCNSRILGVLSSGDVVPCCMAYDGKVSLGNIQKDTLGAILEKSAPLLDNIRNKGTPLPTACQHCLGAPTRRGAMLKKLRYFLKGQR